In the genome of Crassostrea angulata isolate pt1a10 chromosome 6, ASM2561291v2, whole genome shotgun sequence, the window AGTtataaaacattggtttaaatttcttaaccgattaattaacaataggaacaaggttggggtcaattactttgaaaagtaattgaatactttcaaatacattgacaattttatcaattactagcaattacaattacattgatttttaaaatgtaattaattattcTCAATTACTTGATAAATGTAATCAATTACAATTCAattactttagttttatttttaaaaatattgagtacatatacatatatgagCAGCATCAATATATACAAGGCTTTATACAtggttatgtttttaaaggttgGAGTTAAGTTTAATGATCATTTATAGATTTCTTGAAATTTCTATAACAATTTTCTTTAACACTAAATTCATTCAGTTCCATTGAGTTCATGTTTGGTTCTGAACAAGGTTTTCTAtatagtgaattaattttttattcccCTAAATATGTTTATTCAGAGAGTACAACTTTGGGCATTACAacatatcagtatataaataataatgacTATAATTCACAAGAATGTGATATTTAGACtctattaaaactaaaatactGGGGTCTTGGGTATTAGAGAAGTTCACACCTAGACAAAATTGGACCTTTACGTATAGCTCTggacatgtatttaaatacattcaattgcttgtaattgaagacagactcaattacaaattatttccaattacttaaaaatatttaattaatttcactcaattacaaataactttttcaattaccccatccctgaaTAGGAAGAcacagtggtgtactggaattgtgctagagtggggtctcaatttagaatCGTGAATCTAGAATGGGCTTCACATCAGCAATGGCATAGCTTACtgactgtgccttaatcattatgtatctACTGTAATTTTCATTTCGATGTGAAAATCTTCAAGAACCATTAGTACTGTGTTATAGCAATCGTATCTTCCCAGGCCTTtctggcaagctcggaaaacatatccgaagtTGTTTTCCAAGCTTAAAGGAATTTAAGATAAGCCAGctatttatcataatatggaaataacaaaattcaaatggCACAGTTTATCTTCAGcagtacagtattcccagaattTCCTAccatggagtcgagcatgcgtattacAGTGaaaagactaacgtagttgctagcgatcgagagcgctagcaataagCAATACTAGTAAAtacgattttattttttggaaagaaGTTCTATCAGAATGGAATAGAATTATTAAGTCTTATAgccaaaatgacataaaagtgcttaataaacataattatattgtttaatCCAAACATCAGAATTAATAActcataattttttataaagaatttttttaacccTGTGTATAAATTTATTAGGGATTTGATGACAGACGAAAGCAATTTTGTAAGCCTATATCGAAACTCTCAGAAACTCAAATGTTAAGACCAaggctttaaaaatatatgggTTTGAAAGAGACAATGTTTGAGATATAGAAAgcctaaaaaaataataaggtaGAATATGGACCATTAATTTCAAGTTCCCTCAGTATTTCTTACAAACAAAGCAAAGGGTATAAGGATATATATTGTGTAcgtataaataacaaaaaatgatcaATTCTTTCAGTAAAGAAGTGGACAGATACCGGATGTGTGTATACAGAAATAGAAtggaataacatttttaaactccCATTTAAAACCTTAAAAGAATCCAAATTTCAATTGTTGCTATTCCAGATTTTACATAGGATTTTGCcaacaaataaatacattttaaaactcGATGTAATTGATTCACCAGCATGCTCTTTCTGTAATCAAGATATAGAAACTACAGAACATTGATTTGTTGATTGTTTTCATGTCAGAGAAATATGGCACTACTTTGAAGAATGGTTTAGAAGCAAGTTAAATACTTTtcggtaaattcaaaaatagaaatatgtgtAGAATACAAAACTTATTGattcttaaagaaaaacaatttatttttgccagtaaatataagaatatccaaAAACTTTCGACGCTCATGTTTAAACGAACTGTCACTGATATAATACATATTGAGAAAATATTGTTGCTTAAGAATTGTAAATTGAGTATGGAAAGCGCTGGAAAAATATTTGTGATatgttataaaatgtgtttataaaagCTGCAAGGAAATTGTAAGCAAATTATGTCAAAAGAAGTTATCAGCTTATAACTATGTatttacttacatatatatgacgTTTTGATAGCTAGTGTTCCCTTTTCTTTCTCTACCCACTTTCACCCCCCTAAACCAACCAAAGTACTGAAGGGAGttaattttatcgattatcatttattcaaaatcaacgatatgtgattttgcatggcaagtaatatcagtaatcgaaatatttctgagaaattatatagatccaggcaagattgaactcttgtcttgttcaaccaaacgctcggctgtctccgtttatctccgacaagcaagagagactcttaacggagacagccaagcgtctggttgaacgagactacattgaactctagcgtaggaatacataccactttaaaaaaatatataaactgtttgtacaatataaaatcttattattgtcatggtattaataaataagtttttctgaaaaacaatgtttcagAATACATAGGATCGAATTTATCGGTattgtattgatttgtgcttaggtccaaacactgtttcactttcgttttgcccgagtaagtgcataggagagttgattaaaatcaactcccaaaaatactTCATACTTCCATGGTTAAGGAGTAGATTAAAGAACATATTTGACATTGTTTTCTGTATATATATGTCTGTTTGTCGGTGTACACACTTGTCTGTACATTTGCATGTTTATCTACGGTATGTGACTGTGTTTATATCTCTGtccagaatgaaaaaaaatgtgatgtgtATGCACTGTAATGCATTGTAATCTAATTATATGTGAAGCTATGAACTTGtacttgaaaatttgaatacaatttttaaaaaagaaaataaaagattaaatttttaggaataaaatttattttgaaaaaaggttatatatacattgataacatgtcagaaaaaaaaagatatacagAGTAATTCTCTACGAAACatcaaaattttcagaaattatATTCACGTTAAATGTTAGAAAATTAATGTGCGATTATATATTGCAAAAAGTCGGGAAGTGTTGAATGAAAAATACAAGACCTAATTATACTATGCATATATTAAGGCAAGtttcaaaatggaaaaaagaGACCACTCATTAACATCAGATAGAAAGGGGAACGTTTCGGATAGAGTATTCGgtgaatatattgtaaaattgagagttgcagTACTTGAAGGCTAATCAGTGTTGcttaaattcatgaaatgaattttaatgattatcattagttagagggatgtctcttgtttaAATTAGTATGCACTATGTAGGCCCATAgtgtacatgagaatcagaagtaaaaatgcaaaaattgcGGCTATGattgttgtgttgactttacaaaATGAAATTGCAAGTTGCAGGTGGGAGGTAAAATAACGTAAAAAGTATGTGGATGTGATATAGTAATCTACACATTGTtatgtttctgacatgtgatggtgcaacatgcacacaCTGTGGAATGTTAACCCTTTGCAAGGACTTAGCTGGgagaggtctaaaaagctgaaaatcACGAAATATGGGGGAAATATAATAGGGTCGAAGTCTCAGAAAAACCGGtatgaagaaaatattacaCTAGTACCTCAAATAATGGTGAATGGCCTTATAAGAAGTTAATTAAAgatatttgtgctgaatgggagctgaggaagttttttttttctatcgtatacgtatatttttaaaattttcgaatttgcATTTTGAACCTATCATATTGCTCTTGCAGTTTAACTATTAGTCTTCAAAGTTGGCGAAAGCAGCATTTTCTcagtaaaataatatatttctgCATGGTTTTTGGCCTAGATATCCTTCAGGACCGGCTTGCCTCTAAAAGAAAAACtagaatattttgataagttCTGTTCTATGGAATAAATTAAGGTAGAATTCTTTTAGGGGCACCCTGGCCCTGGGgtagaatttctttttttactttaaattttattttcagtacaggcacgtagcatcgtttttgaaagtatggggtcagactcatccaaaaactcttaacaagcaaaaaaaaataaatattgagtaTCAGTTGATCGTTAtctaaaaaactaaaaatataaaacaattttccgATCACGTGATTTAAATGATagtattatatgtacatatttatcCAGAAATTACATTTGGTCAAACCAGTTCATTGCTTGTTTTTTGCGTCATTTTAAGTAAAGTGTTAACCGCAGCAAGTGTCCATTTTTACCTGTCTTTTTTTATTCCTTCGATAATTCATCTATCATGgaataaaattatgaatttaatttctcaAGTATCGTTTGCTCTGGGCTTttgcttattttcattttctgattAGAGTTTAGTTTTAAAAGATTGAAGTTCAATGCTTTCATCGACTTTATATTTAGTATCTTCAATGTCTTTTCCTTTATGTTCTTCGTTGTCTTGATTTTCAGATTCTTTGTCTAAGTGATtatcattttcttctttaatgAGGCTTGGTTTACTGGCACCATGTTCAATTATTGCGGCAACTTTATTTTTAGTACCGGGTTTTGCAAAGGGTCCAATTGCAGAACGTTCATATACGATCTTAACACTTTCGTTGCCAGTTTCATTACTGTTGCTGGTTTCATGCTGTTGTAATTTTTCATCGGCAGCGTCTGCGGTGCGAGCATTTCCTGCATTGCCGAACGCGTTGTTTTTTCCATTGTCATGTTCATCTTTTTGGGATACAATATCTATTATTTTAGGTTTTGTACTGAGCTCATTTTCCGAACAATTGTTAATGCTTTCATTGCTTTTTTCTATGCTAGTTTCATtactgttattttcatttcgttGTTTGTTTTCATCGGATTTATCTGAAATGCTTATTTTTTCAAGCTCTATTATGCCGTCGTTTATAATTTCAGCTTTGGCATTGTATATGATGCGGGGTCTGATTTCATCAACAGTATCTACTGTTATTTTGTATAAAGTGTCTGTTTTAAGTTCGTTAAAAAGATTCATTTTCTCTTCAGGGTTTTCGCCAGTGTCTTTGTTTAGACAGTCTTTTACACATAAACACGGAATTTTATAATGTTCTTCAGAGCTGTCGGTTGTCTTATTTGATTTGGCATTTGTTGTCAATATGACGCAACATTTACAATTTCCTTCATCGTCTAACGGAAAATTACAACAGCCACAGAAAAACATGCCTAACCACCTACACCAAAAGCAGTCTGGTACATAATTACAACGGTTGTTTGTGGGTTTTTCGGATGTTTCTTCTTCCGATGTGGATGTTTCCTCTTTCGATGTGGTTGATTCCTCTTCAAATCTCTTTtttgttttggatttttttttcaatttgacacAACATTTACTATTTCCTTTATCATCAAACGCAAAGTTGCAACAGCCACAACACAGCAAGCTGAAAATACAAAGACAGCATCCAGGTGTTTTCTCTTCTGTTGTGTATGCTTCTCCGGGTCTTACTTTTCTCCAGCATTCTAtacattttttcacagaagtgAGTTCCCTCTCTTCTTCAGTTAAAACTGCATGAAGAATTGACATTGTTTTATTAGACTTTGATCTTTTAGTATCCTTCTCCGCTTTAATTTTTACAAGTTCATCTTtaatttccttttctttcatgtGAACACGACTTGTAAAGTCTCTCACCAACATTGCCTCTACTATACGTGGTggtccaaataaaaaaatcaaggaaATAATAGTAGTCAAATCTGGCTGTGCTCCAAATCTTATATAACCTACATTctgcattgtatcatatattattgCAAAAAATAGACCCGAAAGCATTATTTTCACAAGCAAGTAAAACAGTTCGTTAGATAAAGGAAAGTGTTTTGCAACGATcctatcaaaatgattaattggAATACTAGTTTGCTCTTGGATTTCGAGAATTGTTTCCAATAAATTTCTGTAAAGTTTTatgaattgaaaaagaaacctggaaatataaatgataacagatgtaaaaaaaataatgtaaacataatATTGAATTGGAAAATGAGGCACAGCCAGTaacaatgtaaatataaagaattgTATTACATAGCTCAAACcacaaaaaaagatattgaatgaTAACTTGTACATCAAAACAAGGAGAAAAATCGTAATGCCGTGAGAAAATGACTGTAACCAGAAATTCTTACAAGACTCAGTCtttgaaatatcattaacaTTTTCGTTTATTTCTCCCTTACAAATTTCCTCATTACCGGTGTGCTTACTCTGTTCATCGCATATTTCTAAGTTAACATTTTCAATTCCGACGTTCTCAATCGGTTCGCCAACTATTCCTATGTTTACATCTTCTGTTCTACTGATATCTTTTTCCCCATTTTTGTTTGGTATTTGATCTTTAATTTCGCTTTTCTTACATTTTTCCCAAACACACGATATTAATGCTTTACATCCTTTACAAGTTACTACATTTaagaaattgacaaaaaatatgtaaacatttgaaaCCAAAGGGCAAAACGTACTACCTAACACAAGGGCAACATTTATAAAGAAACAAATGCCTGACTGTATGCGCACACTGAAACATACGCAACCGTTGTCTTTATTACAACAACATGAGCGTGTGCAactattaatgaaaaataattttgaccaaaaGGAATAAGTCAgtacaagaaatattttttgaatttttcggGACACTAAATTATTTCTCTGTTCTATTTGTTCCTTGTCTTGATTTCTTTCCTCGTCATCTTCTAATAAAAATTCAGAGACTTTCACTGTTTTTAAAAACGTGCCTGGTTTACAACTGTTTGTGGTATCCAAAATAATGAAatcatctaaaataccattagaATTTACCAGAACACATATATTGATCATCAGAAATTGTATAACTCCTAAAGCTACAGCAAATTTATTGTTGATATACATATTTTCTGCATGCTGAAAACTTTGATTATCATTTGAAGACCTCAACAAACAGTTACAACGGTCATGGACCTCTGATTTGATGTAATAAATTCCAGTTGTTAGGGCTGTTACTAATGATATTATACGCAGCGTTGCTAGGTATTTATTATTTCCTGCGAAAAGAATTCGCTTACAAAACACTGAAGGACTATAGGGAGACTCGGACATATAATATGAACCCTGAACCGTTTTTTTATCTTCTATATAAAATGCGGATTCTATTGCAAGGGGATAAAAACAAtaggtaaaaaatattataaagatgactatgtagtttacatatgacTTCTCTACAACCGCACATGTGTTGTTGTCCGTGTAACACCAGAATTGATACCCAAGTTTAACAGCGGAAAAATCGCTGACTTTTTGTTTCAAGTTGCCAATTTCAAGCTTAGAATGGCATATGTATCCTTCAGATGGGTTGAAGGCGTTATCTGTGATTGAACTGTTTCTCTGTACAATCTTTGAAATATGTTGAGCCAAGTAGGAATTGAAATGACTCTTACAAGCTTCGGTTAGATTCCCCATGTTTATTTCCACTTCTATGGTACCTTGTTTAGCTTTCAATAAACCAAAGCTGAAAACATCCACATCTTCAGGATAACTCAAAATATATCGATAGTCGTTGGCAACCCAAACCCATCTTTCTAATTTTCTTTCCTCCACAAATTTATCAGAATTTGATTGATTgaaaaccaaattaaaaaaaatcatatttcgtTCCTCAAGCAGAAGGTCTGCAAATGTTTTCTGCTCGTGTTTCATTGATAATGAATTCATGATGCAGGAATCAGCCGAAATGGCAAAACAACTGTATATGGTTGATATACAGTAACCCAGGAGAAACATGCTGGAAGAAACCCTGtaataaatacattaaaatcagtattaaaaacaaagaTGACGAAGTCAcccaatgaaattttaacaaaatttatgaaactAGCATTAAAGTGAAAATATTAAACCAGTATATTCTGTCCCGAATTACCGCGACTTTTACTTaacatttcaatgtttatatatgCCCTTTTGTTTAAACTACACTCATTATTTTAATGGTGAAGATCATTTCTGTTTGTTCTCTTTGTCGCATCAGGGAAAAACAGCTAAAGATAAACAGCAAAATGAAATTACTGCGAAGATTATTTATGTATTGCAAAACGCTCAAAGTACCCAcagaataatgttttaaaaaattgtaaagtatTACAAAATCTTCCAATTcaataaattctgtaaaattttttttattataaatgcacagaaacaatttatttttattgtagtCAATTTCTCTAAGTAAAATGGAAGACATGTCATAAAAATATCGTGCCCTactgtttatcttttaaaggaATGTGCATTTAACGACGTTGGGACAGATACCattaaataagtttttattataactttatttttatatagtaaTCTTATGAATGATAACTTCTCCTTTGTAATACAGtttgtcattaaaaatataaacttatGTAACATCACACCGGATATCTATGACAGTACCATGGAGACATTTTTGCTCCAACTTTTGATATagtttcgtaaaaaaaaaaaaaggtaaatgaaAGAATATAACAGAGGAGTGCAATTCACTATTTTAGTGTGCTTCCTCCAACAGACGAGATATTTGTCTTCCAAAATTAATATTGATTGGGAAATTATAAAACCTAAAGAGAGAAACAAATTTTCCAAagataaaaatttgaaagataaacatgtagAAATTTAATGTAGACAGATAGTTTTCCTataagaatttttgttttcacaaaataatgaattcttGATACAACGTAAAATCCTATAAAAGATTTGTTAAAATCCCGtctaaatataaatttcaaaaataattacttTAAGAATATAGGTAGAAAATTCTATAAAtcttacaaaaatgtttttcttatagaaatgatattttttgcaCTGGAATTATATTAATGTAAATGTCTAAAATGAAAATCGAAATACCAAAACGGTACTTAAAGCTATATATGGCGTATTTTTAGTGAATAACAATAATAAGATCTGATTTTTTGCTTCATTTCTTTGCTTAAAGATATAACTTTCACAAAATTACACTTTATAAATCAATCGAATAACAAAGAtctaagaaatttaaaaaatcatgttttttaacatttgaaagAAATTAGAGAAACACGTGAGTTGTTTAATATAATGAAATGTACCATATTTTCTTTCAGGAAACTGTCGCCGTGCGGTAATTTTTTATATGGTACCAAGCTATCTTTTGGTCAAGCATCTTTTTGTAACCCTTGGAAGGTGTAAAGTGTTAAAGGGTATGGTCAGTATTTTGGTGAAAACTtaattttctgggtttttttaatgcatACAATGCCCCAATAATGCATTTCTAGTAGTCAACCAGAATTTGTGTGTCGTTCGTCGTGTTGTAaactcaaagaaaaaaaatacaaaagatttGAATAACCCCGCCTTAAATGGGTCATGTGACACCCATCTCGGTGTATTAACAACAATGGCGACGACGAGAAAAATAGGTATATCGTTAAGTTTGACAGGTtggcaatgaaaaaaaaaggagacAGACCGACAGGGATAGGAAAAAAGGGAAGACCATGTAGATTGATGGAAGAGGAATTGAAGCCGaatgaaacataattttttcGTGAAGTTGTAAGGGTTTTGCTTATCAGGTTCGTGCTCCATGTGTTCCGTGTCTTTACTTCATAAGTTATAAACCACATGTGGAATTTTGTTTAGAggaatttttaataaagaataaataaacactttCAGTACATGTATCCCTAAATAAGAGAGGGGATATTTACTCCGTTTACCGTGTCAATGATGCTTAAATCgtatttcatctttattacacataattaacaatttatatCGTTCTACATTAATAAATATGGGAATAATTATGCTTCGAGTATCATCTGATATaagaattatctaatttaagacATAACAAACGTAAatctattttgtaaacaaactgttcttccATAGTGTTTTCAATGCTAGGTTTTTGtaatcggcttcggccgatcacagttgtgtccatatgaggcatccggcaaatgcttccacgtgcgcacacattccgcttgcata includes:
- the LOC128189242 gene encoding uncharacterized protein LOC128189242; the encoded protein is MMVSSSMFLLGYCISTIYSCFAISADSCIMNSLSMKHEQKTFADLLLEERNMIFFNLVFNQSNSDKFVEERKLERWVWVANDYRYILSYPEDVDVFSFGLLKAKQGTIEVEINMGNLTEACKSHFNSYLAQHISKIVQRNSSITDNAFNPSEGYICHSKLEIGNLKQKVSDFSAVKLGYQFWCYTDNNTCAVVEKSYVNYIVIFIIFFTYCFYPLAIESAFYIEDKKTVQGSYYMSESPYSPSVFCKRILFAGNNKYLATLRIISLVTALTTGIYYIKSEVHDRCNCLLRSSNDNQSFQHAENMYINNKFAVALGVIQFLMINICVLVNSNGILDDFIILDTTNSCKPGTFLKTVKVSEFLLEDDEERNQDKEQIEQRNNLVSRKIQKIFLVLTYSFWSKLFFINSCTRSCCCNKDNGCVCFSVRIQSGICFFINVALVLGSTFCPLVSNVYIFFVNFLNVVTCKGCKALISCVWEKCKKKICDEQSKHTGNEEICKGEINENVNDISKTESCKNFWLQSFSHGITIFLLVLMYKLSFNIFFCGLSYVIQFFIFTLLLAVPHFPIQYYVYIIFFTSVIIYISRFLFQFIKLYRNLLETILEIQEQTSIPINHFDRIVAKHFPLSNELFYLLVKIMLSGLFFAIIYDTMQNVGYIRFGAQPDLTTIISLIFLFGPPRIVEAMLVRDFTSRVHMKEKEIKDELVKIKAEKDTKRSKSNKTMSILHAVLTEEERELTSVKKCIECWRKVRPGEAYTTEEKTPGCCLCIFSLLCCGCCNFAFDDKGNSKCCVKLKKKSKTKKRFEEESTTSKEETSTSEEETSEKPTNNRCNYVPDCFWCRWLGMFFCGCCNFPLDDEGNCKCCVILTTNAKSNKTTDSSEEHYKIPCLCVKDCLNKDTGENPEEKMNLFNELKTDTLYKITVDTVDEIRPRIIYNAKAEIINDGIIELEKISISDKSDENKQRNENNSNETSIEKSNESINNCSENELSTKPKIIDIVSQKDEHDNGKNNAFGNAGNARTADAADEKLQQHETSNSNETGNESVKIVYERSAIGPFAKPGTKNKVAAIIEHGASKPSLIKEENDNHLDKESENQDNEEHKGKDIEDTKYKVDESIELQSFKTKL